Proteins encoded in a region of the Rutidosis leptorrhynchoides isolate AG116_Rl617_1_P2 chromosome 9, CSIRO_AGI_Rlap_v1, whole genome shotgun sequence genome:
- the LOC139866395 gene encoding uncharacterized protein isoform X2 codes for MTGLEQVSFTSKTLENILSAHNNTISKIDAISDTQSESIHKFSALFDTLQQAVTTQQTLIADLKLKLSKSPQQSSRPKLDVPLFSGDNVLIWIFQMENFFAFHQTPCEQRLNIASLYMTGVAINWYHLMHRTRQISTWEAFIKSLELRFLNPESKQVHELTQTSTVSAYIVEFESLAAQTSAIGLVNVLDCFISGLRDDIKRELSILKPCSVSEAMCMAKLVEAGKLQSSPISPLLSEDDSVSTPLQGTMDPAAADDDKVTSLAEGGSTTPLGTTDTGLCFGGNGAALNYVGCFFEEGRRRSKPNDFISQMPDEVLVMILSLLPIKEAASTSIVSTRWRLVWRGLIKLNFHANQTFDYSVTMNSECDKYINQVNNVIQSYNHPMIEDFRIRYCLNRQHGSVIDKWLQFAINKNVEFLELDLSNGFKYYDYPLRLFEMKLVSLKKLILNSVNVSDAIFVNLLSNTPNLETLSIRDPQELQHVCVEIDLSFSHLPKLNKVDLRYVYRWSSYNVFEILSHCASSLQSLSIDVFCDKRPVNPRDFYELPNVKQLEMIFRGNKHDCLLYLAYMVNAFPSMESLKLEIIWNAPVVRRKARDYTNLHQHLKFVEIVGYYGRKCDFELAAYIIDIARALKKIVIEIPKHYIKKHDARCSAQRLESKLPQGVELVIL; via the exons ATGACCGGGTTAGAACAAGTATCGTTTACCTCCAAAACCCTAGAAAACATTCTCTCCGCTCACAATAACACCATTTCTAAAATCGATGCCATTTCTGATACACAATCGGAGTCCATTCATAAGTTTTCCGCCCTATTTGATACACTTCAACAGGCTGTAACAACCCAGCAAACGCTTATAGCTGATTTAAAGCTGAAATTGAGTAAGTCACCACAACAATCATCTCGTCCTAAACTAGACGTTCCGTTGTTTTCGGGTGACAACGTCTTAATTTGGATTTTTCAAATGGAAAATTTCttcgcatttcatcaaacaccttgtgaGCAACGCCTTAATATCGCCTCTCTTTACATGACCGGTGTTGCCATAAATTGGTACCATTTGATGCATCGTACACGTCAGATTTCCACCTGGGAAGCTTTCATTAAGTCTCTTGAACTTCGATTTCTGAATCCGGAATCTAAACAAGTGCATGAACTTACACAAACCTCTACTGTATCCGCTTACATTGTTGAATTTGAGTCCCTTGCGGCACAAACAAGTGCAATAGGACTTGTGAATGTTTTGGATTGTTTTATATCGGGGTTACGTGATGATATCAAACGGGAACTATCAATTTTGAAACCTTGTTCAGTTTCGGAAGCAATGTGTATGGCTAAATTGGTTGAGGCTGGCAAACTTCAATCTTCCCCAATATCACCATTGCTTTCGGAAGATGATTCTGTTTCGACACCTCTACAAGGAACCATGGATCCTGCTGCTGCTGATGATGATAAAGTTACTAGCCTTGCCGAAGGTGGTTCCACAACACCACTTGGCACAACTGATACAGGTCTCTGTTTTGGTGGTAATGGAGCAGCATTGAATTATGTGGGTTGCTTTTTTGAG GAGGGTCGTCGAAGATCGAAGCCAAATGATTTTATAAGCCAAATGCCGGATGAGGTTCTTGTTATGATACTCTCTCTTTTGCCAATAAAGGAAGCGGCGAGCACCAGCATTGTCTCCACAAGATGGAGGCTCGTGTGGCGTGGTTTAATCAAATTGAACTTTCATGCCAATCAAACTTTTGATTACTCGGTTACCATGAATTCAGAGTGCGATAAGTACATCAACCAGGTGAACAATGTCATCCAAAGCTACAATCACCCAATGATTGAAGACTTCCGGATTCGTTACTGTTTGAATCGTCAACACGGAAGTGTAATCGATAAATGGCTCCAATTTGCGATTAATAAGAACGTTGAGTTTCTTGAACTGGATTTATCAAATGGATTCAAATATTATGATTATCCTTTAAGATTATTTGAGATGAAGCTAGTGTCTCTTAAAAAACTTATCTTGAACAGCGTTAATGTGAGTGACGCAATTTTTGTGAACCTTCTATCTAATACTCCAAATCTTGAGACATTATCAATCCGTGATCCACAAGAACTCCAACACGTATGTGTAG AAATAGACTTGAGTTTTTCTCATCTTCCAAAACTTAATAAGGTTGATTTGCGTTATGTATATCGGTGGTCAAGTTATAATGTATTTGAGATATTATCCCATTGTGCCTCATCCCTTCAGTCTCTTTCCATTGATGTATTTTGTGACAAG CGACCTGTAAATCCTAGGGATTTTTATGAGCTGCCAAATGTGAAGCAATTAGAAATGATCTTTCGTGGGAACAAACATGACTGTCTTCTATATTTGGCTTACATGGTTAATGCATTTCCTAGCATGGAGAGTTTAAAACTGGAG ATAATTTGGAATGCACCAGTTGTTAGAAGAAAAGCTAGGGATTATACTAATCTCCATCAACACCTCAAGTTTGTTGAAATCGTGGGATATTACGGTCGAAAATGTGACTTTGAACTTGCTGCATACATCATAGACATCGCTCGTGCACTCAAAAAAATTGTGATTGAAATTCCAAAACACTATATCAAGAAGCATGATGCTCGATGTTCTGCTCAGCGCCTGGAATCAAAACTGCCTCAAGGTGTGGAATTGGTCATACTCTAA
- the LOC139866395 gene encoding FBD-associated F-box protein At5g56370-like isoform X1: protein MTGLEQVSFTSKTLENILSAHNNTISKIDAISDTQSESIHKFSALFDTLQQAVTTQQTLIADLKLKLSKSPQQSSRPKLDVPLFSGDNVLIWIFQMENFFAFHQTPCEQRLNIASLYMTGVAINWYHLMHRTRQISTWEAFIKSLELRFLNPESKQVHELTQTSTVSAYIVEFESLAAQTSAIGLVNVLDCFISGLRDDIKRELSILKPCSVSEAMCMAKLVEAGKLQSSPISPLLSEDDSVSTPLQGTMDPAAADDDKVTSLAEGGSTTPLGTTDTGLCFGGNGAALNYVGCFFEEGRRRSKPNDFISQMPDEVLVMILSLLPIKEAASTSIVSTRWRLVWRGLIKLNFHANQTFDYSVTMNSECDKYINQVNNVIQSYNHPMIEDFRIRYCLNRQHGSVIDKWLQFAINKNVEFLELDLSNGFKYYDYPLRLFEMKLVSLKKLILNSVNVSDAIFVNLLSNTPNLETLSIRDPQELQHVCVGGRALKLKHFKILKGVHCVKSIYLSDFDLESFTYSGVEIDLSFSHLPKLNKVDLRYVYRWSSYNVFEILSHCASSLQSLSIDVFCDKRPVNPRDFYELPNVKQLEMIFRGNKHDCLLYLAYMVNAFPSMESLKLEIIWNAPVVRRKARDYTNLHQHLKFVEIVGYYGRKCDFELAAYIIDIARALKKIVIEIPKHYIKKHDARCSAQRLESKLPQGVELVIL from the exons ATGACCGGGTTAGAACAAGTATCGTTTACCTCCAAAACCCTAGAAAACATTCTCTCCGCTCACAATAACACCATTTCTAAAATCGATGCCATTTCTGATACACAATCGGAGTCCATTCATAAGTTTTCCGCCCTATTTGATACACTTCAACAGGCTGTAACAACCCAGCAAACGCTTATAGCTGATTTAAAGCTGAAATTGAGTAAGTCACCACAACAATCATCTCGTCCTAAACTAGACGTTCCGTTGTTTTCGGGTGACAACGTCTTAATTTGGATTTTTCAAATGGAAAATTTCttcgcatttcatcaaacaccttgtgaGCAACGCCTTAATATCGCCTCTCTTTACATGACCGGTGTTGCCATAAATTGGTACCATTTGATGCATCGTACACGTCAGATTTCCACCTGGGAAGCTTTCATTAAGTCTCTTGAACTTCGATTTCTGAATCCGGAATCTAAACAAGTGCATGAACTTACACAAACCTCTACTGTATCCGCTTACATTGTTGAATTTGAGTCCCTTGCGGCACAAACAAGTGCAATAGGACTTGTGAATGTTTTGGATTGTTTTATATCGGGGTTACGTGATGATATCAAACGGGAACTATCAATTTTGAAACCTTGTTCAGTTTCGGAAGCAATGTGTATGGCTAAATTGGTTGAGGCTGGCAAACTTCAATCTTCCCCAATATCACCATTGCTTTCGGAAGATGATTCTGTTTCGACACCTCTACAAGGAACCATGGATCCTGCTGCTGCTGATGATGATAAAGTTACTAGCCTTGCCGAAGGTGGTTCCACAACACCACTTGGCACAACTGATACAGGTCTCTGTTTTGGTGGTAATGGAGCAGCATTGAATTATGTGGGTTGCTTTTTTGAG GAGGGTCGTCGAAGATCGAAGCCAAATGATTTTATAAGCCAAATGCCGGATGAGGTTCTTGTTATGATACTCTCTCTTTTGCCAATAAAGGAAGCGGCGAGCACCAGCATTGTCTCCACAAGATGGAGGCTCGTGTGGCGTGGTTTAATCAAATTGAACTTTCATGCCAATCAAACTTTTGATTACTCGGTTACCATGAATTCAGAGTGCGATAAGTACATCAACCAGGTGAACAATGTCATCCAAAGCTACAATCACCCAATGATTGAAGACTTCCGGATTCGTTACTGTTTGAATCGTCAACACGGAAGTGTAATCGATAAATGGCTCCAATTTGCGATTAATAAGAACGTTGAGTTTCTTGAACTGGATTTATCAAATGGATTCAAATATTATGATTATCCTTTAAGATTATTTGAGATGAAGCTAGTGTCTCTTAAAAAACTTATCTTGAACAGCGTTAATGTGAGTGACGCAATTTTTGTGAACCTTCTATCTAATACTCCAAATCTTGAGACATTATCAATCCGTGATCCACAAGAACTCCAACACGTATGTGTAGGTGGGCGAGCTCTCAAATTAAAACACTTTAAAATATTGAAAGGTGTACATTGTGTTAAATCCATTTATTTATCTGATTTTGACCTTGAATCATTCACTTACTCTGGTGTAGAAATAGACTTGAGTTTTTCTCATCTTCCAAAACTTAATAAGGTTGATTTGCGTTATGTATATCGGTGGTCAAGTTATAATGTATTTGAGATATTATCCCATTGTGCCTCATCCCTTCAGTCTCTTTCCATTGATGTATTTTGTGACAAG CGACCTGTAAATCCTAGGGATTTTTATGAGCTGCCAAATGTGAAGCAATTAGAAATGATCTTTCGTGGGAACAAACATGACTGTCTTCTATATTTGGCTTACATGGTTAATGCATTTCCTAGCATGGAGAGTTTAAAACTGGAG ATAATTTGGAATGCACCAGTTGTTAGAAGAAAAGCTAGGGATTATACTAATCTCCATCAACACCTCAAGTTTGTTGAAATCGTGGGATATTACGGTCGAAAATGTGACTTTGAACTTGCTGCATACATCATAGACATCGCTCGTGCACTCAAAAAAATTGTGATTGAAATTCCAAAACACTATATCAAGAAGCATGATGCTCGATGTTCTGCTCAGCGCCTGGAATCAAAACTGCCTCAAGGTGTGGAATTGGTCATACTCTAA